From a region of the Leptidea sinapis chromosome 6, ilLepSina1.1, whole genome shotgun sequence genome:
- the LOC126965186 gene encoding AMP deaminase 2-like produces the protein LTLQGLLSDIYRANKLLNNFQQFLSNLFDPLFEVSINPNSNLELHKFLTHVIGFDSVDDESKPENPILSENMRSPEEWNDEENPPYAYYLYYMYANICTINQLRKEQGMNTFVLRPHCGEAGPASHLAAGFLLAENISHGLVLRKVPVLQYAYYLAQIYIAMSPLSNNSLFLRYHRNPLPEYFARGLKVTLSTDDPLQFHYTKEALMEEYSVAAQAWKLSACDMCELARHSVIMSGFPHEMKQHWLGPQYTREGPDGNDITRSNVPDVRLSYRHETLMDELDNLFKGVM, from the exons CTTACTTTGCAAGGATTATTAAG tGATATTTACCGCGCAAACAAACTGCTGAACAACTTCCAACAGTTTCTGAGCAATCTCTTCGACCCGTTGTTTGAAGTTTCCATAAATCCCAACTCTAACTTGGAGCTTCACAAATTCCTCACG CACGTAATTGGCTTCGACAGCGTCGACGACGAGTCTAAGCCCGAGAACCCTATCCTGAGCGAGAATATGAGGAGCCCTGAGGAGTGGAACGACGAAGAGAACCCGCCGTACGCGTATTACTTGTACTACATGTACGCAAACATCTGCACCATCAACCAGCTCAGGAA AGAGCAAGGTATGAACACGTTTGTGCTACGTCCTCACTGCGGCGAGGCGGGCCCGGCGTCGCACCTCGCAGCCGGCTTCCTGCTGGCCGAAAACATCTCACACGGGCTCGTGTTGAGAAAG GTGCCGGTGCTCCAGTACGCCTACTACCTGGCTCAGATCTACATCGCCATGTCGCCACTCAGCAACAACTCTCTGTTCCTGCGCTACCACCGGAACCCGCTGCCCGAGTACTTCGCGCGGGGCCTGAAGGTCACCCTCAGTACAGACGATCCGCTGCAGTTTCACTACACAAAG GAAGCCCTGATGGAGGAGTACAGCGTCGCGGCGCAGGCGTGGAAGCTGAGCGCGTGCGACATGTGTGAGCTGGCGAGACATTCGGTCATCATGTCGGGGTTCCCGCATGAA ATGAAGCAGCACTGGCTGGGCCCGCAGTACACCCGCGAGGGACCCGACGGTAACGACATCACCCGCTCCAACGTACCAGACGTGAGGCTCTCCTACCGCCACGAGACCTTGATGGACGAGCTAGACAACTTGTTCAAG GGCGTTATGTAG